In a single window of the Nocardioides sp. L-11A genome:
- a CDS encoding urocanate hydratase yields the protein MTVVSPVRTLRSPRGSGLSTLGWEQEAVYRMLHNNLDPDVAENPADLVVYGGSGKAARDWASFDAIARRLITLRSDQTLLVQSGKPVGVLDTTPEAPRVLIANGNLVGDWANWDEFRRLDELGLIMFGQMTAGSWLYIGSQGIVQGTYETFSAVARQRFGGDLGGTITVTAGLGGMGGAQPLAVTMNGGVAICLDVDPAKVARRVELGYLDTVADSPEAALRLAEEAAAARRPLSIGVCANAAEVLPAYLRSGARIDVVTDQTSAHEPLTYLPAGEDLDGWTEKVRRDPAGCHEQALASMAAHVEAMLGFRRAGAVVFDYGNSLRAFAAQGGCADAFEIPGFVQEYVRPLFSEGRGPFRWVALSGDRADIARTDRAVAELFPDDEGLQRWLRLAGDRVPQQGLPARICWLGHGQRDLAALAFNDLVRRGEVAAPIVVGRDHFDGGSVASPYRETEGMLDGSDAIADWPLLNALVNVASGASWVSIHHGGGVGMGKSIHSGQVCVADGTDQAAARLARVFRNDSATAVLRHADAGYPIARECAERTGLEIPMGDAR from the coding sequence ATGACAGTCGTGTCCCCCGTCCGCACCCTCCGATCCCCGCGTGGCAGCGGGCTCTCCACCCTCGGGTGGGAGCAGGAGGCCGTGTACCGGATGCTGCACAACAACCTCGACCCCGACGTCGCGGAGAACCCCGCCGACCTCGTCGTGTACGGCGGCTCGGGCAAGGCCGCGCGCGACTGGGCGTCGTTCGACGCGATCGCCCGCCGACTCATCACGCTGCGCTCGGACCAGACCCTGCTCGTGCAGTCGGGCAAGCCGGTCGGCGTCCTGGACACGACGCCCGAGGCACCGCGCGTCCTCATCGCCAACGGCAACCTGGTCGGCGACTGGGCCAACTGGGACGAGTTCCGCCGCCTCGACGAGCTCGGCCTGATCATGTTCGGTCAGATGACCGCCGGCTCGTGGCTCTACATCGGCAGCCAGGGCATCGTGCAGGGCACCTACGAGACCTTCTCGGCGGTGGCCCGGCAGCGGTTCGGAGGCGACCTCGGCGGCACCATCACGGTGACCGCGGGCCTCGGCGGCATGGGCGGCGCCCAGCCGCTCGCCGTCACGATGAACGGCGGCGTCGCGATCTGCCTCGACGTCGACCCGGCCAAGGTCGCCCGCCGGGTCGAGCTCGGCTACCTCGACACGGTCGCCGACAGCCCGGAGGCCGCGCTGCGGCTGGCCGAGGAGGCGGCCGCGGCCCGGCGGCCGCTCTCGATCGGGGTGTGCGCCAACGCGGCCGAGGTGCTGCCGGCGTACCTGCGCAGCGGTGCCCGCATCGACGTCGTCACCGACCAGACCTCGGCGCACGAGCCGCTGACCTACCTGCCCGCCGGCGAGGACCTCGACGGGTGGACCGAGAAGGTACGCCGGGACCCGGCCGGCTGCCACGAGCAGGCCCTGGCCTCGATGGCCGCGCACGTCGAGGCGATGCTCGGCTTCCGCCGCGCCGGCGCGGTGGTCTTCGACTACGGCAACTCGCTGCGCGCGTTCGCCGCCCAGGGCGGCTGCGCCGACGCCTTCGAGATCCCCGGCTTCGTTCAGGAGTACGTCCGCCCGCTCTTCAGCGAGGGCCGCGGCCCGTTCCGCTGGGTCGCGCTCTCCGGCGACCGGGCCGACATCGCCCGGACCGACCGGGCCGTCGCCGAGCTCTTCCCCGACGACGAGGGCTTGCAGCGCTGGCTGCGGCTGGCCGGCGACCGGGTACCCCAGCAGGGTCTGCCCGCCCGGATCTGCTGGCTGGGCCACGGTCAGCGCGACCTGGCGGCCCTCGCCTTCAACGACCTGGTACGACGCGGCGAGGTCGCCGCGCCGATCGTGGTCGGCCGCGACCACTTCGACGGCGGCTCGGTCGCGTCGCCGTACCGGGAGACCGAGGGGATGCTCGACGGCTCCGACGCCATCGCGGACTGGCCGCTGCTCAACGCGCTGGTCAACGTCGCCTCCGGCGCCTCGTGGGTCTCGATCCACCACGGCGGCGGGGTCGGCATGGGCAAGTCGATCCACTCCGGTCAGGTCTGCGTCGCCGACGGCACCGACCAGGCCGCTGCGCGGCTGGCCCGGGTGTTCCGCAACGACTCCGCGACGGCCGTGCTCCGGCACGCCGACGCGGGCTACCCGATCGCCCGGGAGTGCGCCGAGCGCACGGGGCTCGAGATCCCGATGGGAGACGCCCGATGA
- a CDS encoding TetR/AcrR family transcriptional regulator has translation MSTPSRAEATRARLLEAAVTAFAEKGFHGTTTRDIAGAAGMSPAAVYVHHRSKEELLFLISREGHQQALDVVRAARASSTDPVEQAAAAGRAFAEFHAHHHTVARILNYELAALSEEHRAEIDELRTGIDRELRALVRDGVAAGVFDTPDPALAATALASMGVDIARWYREDGEWSPTQIGDYYADLALRTVGAAG, from the coding sequence ATGAGCACCCCGTCCCGCGCCGAGGCCACCCGCGCCCGGCTGCTCGAGGCGGCCGTGACCGCCTTCGCGGAGAAGGGCTTCCACGGCACCACCACCCGCGACATCGCCGGCGCCGCCGGGATGAGCCCGGCCGCCGTCTACGTGCACCACCGGTCCAAGGAGGAACTGCTCTTCCTGATCTCCCGCGAGGGCCACCAGCAGGCGCTCGACGTCGTCCGCGCCGCCCGAGCGTCCTCGACCGACCCGGTCGAGCAGGCGGCGGCGGCCGGCCGGGCGTTCGCGGAGTTCCACGCCCACCACCACACCGTCGCCCGGATCCTCAACTACGAGCTCGCCGCACTGAGCGAGGAGCACCGCGCCGAGATCGACGAGCTGCGCACCGGCATCGACCGCGAACTGCGCGCCCTGGTCCGCGACGGCGTCGCCGCCGGCGTCTTCGACACCCCCGATCCGGCCCTGGCCGCCACCGCACTGGCGTCGATGGGCGTCGACATCGCCCGCTGGTACCGCGAGGACGGCGAGTGGTCGCCCACCCAGATCGGCGACTACTACGCCGACCTCGCGCTGCGGACCGTCGGGGCGGCGGGCTGA
- a CDS encoding phosphotransferase family protein, translated as MNPPGLDLDALGSWLAAAVPGAGAALTADLVAGGKSNLTFAVSDGTSEWIVRRPPLGHVLATAHDMGREYRVMSALQDTAVPVPRTYAFCADSSVVGAEFYVMERCVGTPYRRAGELAPLGAERTRAISERLVDILAALHAVRPAEVGLADFGRPEGFLGRQVARWRKQLDASHTRDLPAADELHRRLASSVPAESTTGIVHGDFRLDNVLIDSAEGAAERDRATAVLDWEMATLGDPLTDLALMLTYHRLAETIGDAVADASTAPGFLTEDEIVARYAAASDRDLSGFGWYLGLAAFKLAAILEGIHYRFLAGQTVGEGFEDIGAAIHPLLDAGLTALNAHSWRKN; from the coding sequence GTGAACCCGCCCGGCCTCGACCTCGACGCCCTCGGGAGCTGGCTGGCCGCGGCGGTGCCCGGCGCGGGCGCCGCGCTGACCGCCGACCTGGTCGCGGGTGGCAAGTCGAACCTGACCTTCGCGGTCTCCGACGGCACGTCGGAGTGGATCGTGCGCCGCCCGCCCCTGGGGCACGTGCTCGCGACCGCCCACGACATGGGCCGCGAGTACCGCGTCATGTCGGCGCTTCAGGACACCGCCGTCCCCGTCCCGCGGACCTACGCGTTCTGCGCCGACTCCTCGGTGGTGGGCGCGGAGTTCTACGTGATGGAGCGCTGCGTCGGCACGCCGTACCGCCGGGCCGGGGAGCTCGCCCCGCTCGGCGCCGAGCGGACCCGGGCGATCTCCGAGCGCCTGGTCGACATCCTCGCCGCGCTGCACGCGGTCCGCCCGGCCGAGGTGGGGCTGGCGGACTTCGGCCGGCCCGAGGGCTTCCTCGGCCGCCAGGTCGCGCGCTGGCGCAAGCAGCTCGACGCGTCGCACACCCGCGACCTGCCCGCGGCCGACGAGCTGCACCGCAGGCTGGCCTCCTCGGTGCCCGCCGAGTCGACCACCGGGATCGTGCACGGCGACTTCCGTCTCGACAACGTGCTGATCGACAGTGCGGAGGGGGCGGCGGAGCGCGACCGGGCGACCGCCGTACTGGACTGGGAGATGGCGACCCTCGGCGACCCGCTCACCGACCTGGCGCTCATGCTGACCTACCACCGGCTCGCCGAGACCATCGGGGACGCCGTCGCGGACGCGTCGACCGCGCCGGGCTTCCTGACCGAGGACGAGATCGTGGCCCGCTACGCCGCGGCCAGCGACCGCGACCTGTCCGGCTTCGGCTGGTACCTCGGCCTGGCGGCCTTCAAGCTCGCCGCGATCCTCGAGGGCATCCACTACCGCTTCCTCGCCGGCCAGACGGTCGGGGAGGGCTTCGAGGACATCGGCGCGGCGATCCACCCCCTGCTCGACGCCGGCCTCACCGCATTGAACGCACATTCCTGGAGGAAGAACTGA
- a CDS encoding methyltransferase domain-containing protein, protein MFEVAADAYVRFMGTFSGPLAGLFADVGLAGVDPTAPVLDVGCGPGMLTAELVRRQGAARVAAVDPVASFVTATAAAHPGADVRAASAETLPFADAVFGATLAQLVVNFMSDPAAGASEMRRVTRPGGRVSACVWDHAGGRGPLSPLWRAARALDPAVGGEGALPGAHGGDLTALLGAAGLREVTEVELTVAVRFARFDDWWEPYTLGVGPAGAYVAGLDDPTRERLEAVLVRELGPGPFTVAGTAWAASGVA, encoded by the coding sequence ATGTTCGAGGTCGCGGCCGACGCCTACGTCCGCTTCATGGGGACCTTCTCCGGCCCCCTCGCGGGGCTGTTCGCCGACGTCGGCCTGGCCGGCGTCGACCCGACCGCACCCGTCCTCGACGTGGGCTGCGGTCCCGGCATGCTCACCGCCGAGCTGGTCCGTCGCCAGGGCGCGGCCCGCGTCGCGGCCGTCGACCCCGTCGCGTCCTTCGTGACGGCGACCGCCGCGGCCCACCCGGGCGCCGACGTACGTGCGGCGTCGGCGGAGACCCTCCCCTTCGCCGACGCCGTCTTCGGGGCGACCCTCGCCCAACTCGTCGTGAACTTCATGAGCGACCCGGCGGCCGGTGCGAGCGAGATGCGCCGGGTGACCCGGCCCGGGGGCCGGGTGAGCGCCTGCGTCTGGGACCACGCGGGCGGGCGCGGACCACTGTCCCCCCTCTGGCGCGCCGCTCGGGCACTCGACCCCGCCGTCGGCGGCGAAGGCGCGTTGCCGGGCGCCCACGGTGGCGACCTCACGGCCCTGCTCGGCGCGGCCGGGCTGCGCGAGGTCACCGAGGTCGAGCTGACCGTGGCCGTGAGATTCGCCCGCTTCGACGACTGGTGGGAGCCCTACACCCTCGGCGTCGGTCCCGCCGGCGCCTACGTCGCCGGCCTCGACGACCCGACACGTGAGCGCTTGGAGGCCGTCCTGGTCCGCGAGCTCGGCCCCGGACCGTTCACGGTCGCCGGCACGGCGTGGGCGGCCTCCGGTGTCGCCTGA
- a CDS encoding IclR family transcriptional regulator: protein MERRAPAAAQALDVLRVISGSVEPVSASHVARELGLARSTTYYLLDVLIEHGYVRHHAERRRYGLGIAAHELGSAYQRQAPLRRIAQPIVNRLVDDAGHNGHFTILHGSDVVYLIEERAPGRPVLISEVGVRLPAHLTASGLALLARLPVPQVRALFPSKESFFTRRGLGPQSPTELRRALTTVRRDGYAFEQGWIMPDLASVSAAAVDDNGLPLGSFTLTFPEAHLDTLPALAALAVQAAERLSERVRH from the coding sequence ATGGAGCGACGCGCGCCGGCCGCGGCCCAGGCACTCGACGTGCTGCGGGTGATCTCGGGGAGCGTCGAGCCGGTCTCGGCCAGCCACGTCGCGCGCGAGCTCGGCCTGGCCCGGTCGACGACGTACTACCTGCTCGACGTGCTGATCGAGCACGGCTACGTCCGCCACCACGCGGAGCGGCGCCGCTACGGGCTCGGGATCGCGGCGCACGAGCTGGGGTCGGCGTACCAGCGCCAGGCGCCGCTGCGCCGGATCGCCCAGCCGATCGTCAACCGGCTCGTCGACGACGCCGGCCACAACGGGCACTTCACGATCCTGCACGGCAGCGATGTCGTCTACCTGATCGAGGAGCGGGCGCCCGGTCGGCCGGTGCTGATCAGCGAGGTGGGTGTGCGGCTGCCCGCCCACCTCACCGCCAGCGGACTGGCCCTGCTGGCCCGGCTGCCGGTGCCGCAGGTGCGCGCGCTGTTCCCGTCGAAGGAGTCCTTCTTCACCCGGCGCGGGCTCGGCCCGCAGTCACCGACCGAGCTGCGCCGCGCCCTGACGACGGTACGGCGCGACGGGTACGCCTTCGAGCAGGGCTGGATCATGCCCGACCTGGCCTCGGTCTCGGCCGCCGCGGTCGACGACAACGGTCTGCCGCTCGGGTCGTTCACGCTGACCTTCCCCGAGGCGCATCTCGACACCCTGCCCGCGCTGGCCGCACTCGCCGTCCAGGCCGCCGAGCGGCTGAGCGAGCGAGTGCGGCACTGA
- a CDS encoding helix-turn-helix domain-containing protein produces MDLDTGTAAIGALADPTRRSLYAYVAGRATSVGRDEAATALGLAKHTVSFHLDRLAEEGLLEVEFRRLSGRSGPGAGRPSKLYRRAEREFAITLPPRRYDLVGDILAAAVSRAGSGQDLDAALAASAHAEGRAVADAAGGIPAPAGLRELASVLAGQGYEPAVEPDAVLLSNCPFDALAQKHTEVVCGLNRSFVQGVADGLGCTATTAHLEPTAGRCCVAVRRDVGRGHGQAPPDGE; encoded by the coding sequence GTGGACCTCGACACCGGCACCGCCGCGATCGGCGCGCTAGCGGACCCGACCCGGCGCTCGCTCTACGCGTACGTCGCCGGGCGGGCCACGTCCGTCGGGCGGGATGAGGCGGCCACCGCCCTGGGCCTGGCCAAGCACACGGTGAGCTTCCATCTGGACCGGCTGGCCGAGGAGGGCCTGCTGGAGGTCGAGTTCCGGCGGCTCAGCGGGCGCTCGGGCCCCGGCGCGGGTCGGCCCAGCAAGCTCTACCGCCGCGCCGAGCGCGAGTTCGCGATCACCCTCCCGCCGCGACGCTACGACCTCGTCGGCGACATCCTCGCCGCCGCCGTCAGCCGGGCCGGATCGGGGCAGGACCTCGACGCCGCACTCGCGGCGTCCGCTCACGCCGAGGGGCGCGCGGTGGCCGACGCGGCCGGCGGCATCCCCGCCCCCGCCGGACTCCGCGAGCTCGCCTCGGTGCTGGCCGGCCAGGGCTACGAGCCTGCCGTCGAGCCCGACGCCGTGCTGCTGTCGAACTGCCCGTTCGACGCGCTCGCGCAGAAGCACACCGAGGTCGTGTGCGGCCTCAACCGCTCGTTCGTCCAGGGCGTCGCCGACGGCCTGGGCTGCACCGCGACGACGGCCCACCTCGAGCCGACCGCGGGTCGCTGCTGCGTCGCCGTACGGCGCGACGTCGGGCGCGGCCATGGACAGGCGCCGCCGGACGGAGAATGA
- a CDS encoding LLM class flavin-dependent oxidoreductase, with translation MSTPQTAPKDTDVEVFALSFVPATEFPDLAVHYEKSGWHGLLAADSQNLTGDPFAAISVAATRTERIRLGTGVTNPVTRHVAALASAAATAHAFSDGRMVLGIGRGDSSLSHIGRGPAPVPEFEEVLTRLRGYLNEGRTQIDEFESRMDWIAETGLPPVPIEVAASGPRVIKLGACLADRLVLTVGVEPEPIAQALETARKARADVGLDPDGIRYGAYLNVATHRDLDVANQLVSGSLSVLARFADRDQRSKLHGDYRIDTHANLRTTPSEEDRILRERFAIVGDPDHCVARIQPLIDLGLDFVIVAGHSRDARRQDLLDSAALLGAEVIPALRPAAHPFTSEVHPS, from the coding sequence ATGAGCACTCCGCAGACCGCGCCGAAGGACACGGACGTGGAGGTCTTCGCGCTGAGCTTCGTGCCGGCCACCGAGTTCCCCGACCTCGCCGTCCACTACGAGAAGTCGGGCTGGCACGGCCTCCTCGCCGCCGACAGCCAGAACCTCACCGGCGACCCGTTCGCCGCGATCTCGGTCGCCGCGACCCGCACCGAGCGGATCCGGCTCGGCACCGGCGTCACCAACCCGGTCACCCGGCACGTCGCCGCGCTCGCCTCCGCAGCCGCGACCGCGCACGCCTTCTCGGACGGGCGGATGGTGCTCGGCATCGGCCGCGGCGACTCCTCGCTCTCCCACATCGGCCGCGGTCCCGCGCCGGTACCCGAGTTCGAGGAGGTGCTGACCCGGCTCCGCGGCTACCTCAACGAGGGCCGCACCCAGATCGACGAGTTCGAGAGCCGGATGGACTGGATCGCCGAGACCGGCCTGCCGCCCGTCCCGATCGAGGTCGCCGCGTCCGGACCGCGCGTGATCAAGCTCGGCGCCTGCCTCGCCGACCGCCTGGTGCTCACCGTCGGCGTCGAGCCCGAGCCGATCGCGCAGGCGCTGGAGACGGCGCGCAAGGCGCGCGCCGACGTGGGGCTCGACCCCGACGGCATCCGGTACGGCGCGTACCTCAACGTCGCCACCCACCGCGACCTCGACGTCGCCAACCAGCTCGTCTCGGGCAGCCTCAGCGTCCTCGCCAGGTTCGCGGATCGCGACCAGCGCTCGAAGCTCCACGGCGACTACCGGATCGACACCCATGCGAACCTCCGCACGACGCCGAGCGAGGAGGACCGGATCCTGCGGGAGCGGTTCGCCATCGTCGGCGACCCCGACCACTGCGTCGCGCGGATCCAGCCCCTCATCGACCTCGGGCTGGACTTCGTGATCGTGGCCGGTCATTCTCGCGACGCACGCCGGCAGGACCTGCTGGACAGCGCCGCGCTCCTGGGCGCGGAGGTCATCCCCGCGCTCCGCCCCGCAGCGCACCCCTTCACCAGTGAGGTCCACCCGTCATGA
- a CDS encoding SDR family oxidoreductase, which translates to MERGRHVSTRFDGKTAIVTGASRGIGLAIGERLVAEGARVVLTGRGKDALDEAVAALGGPDRALGVAGKADDEEHQADVVRRAIETFGSADLLVNNTGINPAYGPMIDLDLAVARKVVDVNVLAALAWTQRVHAAWMKEHGGAVVNISSVSGVKPAPGIGLYGASKAMLISMTELLAVELGPDIRVNAVAPAVVKTRFATALYEGREAEVAAQYPLKRLGEPEDIGSVVAFLLSDDAAWLTGQTVVVDGGVTLTGGVE; encoded by the coding sequence ATGGAGCGAGGCAGACACGTGAGCACGAGGTTCGACGGCAAGACCGCGATCGTCACCGGGGCGAGCCGGGGCATCGGCCTCGCGATCGGCGAACGGCTGGTCGCGGAGGGCGCCCGGGTCGTCCTCACCGGACGCGGCAAGGACGCGCTCGACGAGGCGGTCGCCGCGCTGGGCGGCCCGGACCGGGCGCTCGGCGTCGCGGGCAAGGCCGACGACGAGGAGCACCAGGCCGACGTCGTACGCCGGGCGATCGAGACCTTCGGCAGCGCCGACCTGCTCGTCAACAACACCGGCATCAACCCGGCGTACGGCCCGATGATCGACCTCGACCTCGCCGTCGCGCGCAAGGTCGTCGACGTCAACGTGCTGGCCGCGCTCGCCTGGACCCAGCGGGTGCATGCCGCCTGGATGAAGGAGCACGGCGGCGCGGTGGTCAACATCTCGTCGGTCTCCGGCGTCAAGCCCGCCCCCGGCATCGGCCTGTACGGCGCCAGCAAGGCGATGCTCATCTCGATGACCGAGCTGCTCGCTGTCGAGCTCGGCCCGGACATCCGGGTCAACGCGGTGGCCCCCGCGGTGGTGAAGACGAGGTTCGCGACCGCGCTCTACGAGGGCCGCGAGGCCGAGGTCGCCGCGCAGTACCCCCTCAAGCGGCTCGGCGAGCCCGAGGACATCGGCAGCGTGGTCGCCTTCCTGCTCTCCGACGACGCCGCGTGGCTCACCGGCCAGACCGTCGTCGTCGACGGCGGCGTCACCCTCACCGGAGGCGTCGAGTGA
- a CDS encoding MFS transporter — protein MTTAPTPSAGLRRSAPRSSWRSVVAAGLGNVMEWYDVIIYAYMAPVLAVLFFPKSDQTAGLISTYAGLLISYLIRPVGAMVIGNLADKHGRKAALTLTIGLMTLGVAIIAVTPTYASIGLAAPAILMVSRLIQGFSAGGEFGAATTFMAESAQVGRRFLASWQAATQGMAMILAGVSGWLLFTTVDTETMHAWAWRLPFIFGILIGPIGLWIRNRIPDTEEFRATEPIANPLRTTLRDHWGRVLVGTLCVGMAGMGVYLITFLAAYALRLDLAQWSGYAAAATAGAVIAVLAPCFGRLADRIGAVPILLTAAVVGFVSIYPLLSFLLSHRTTGALILVEAFIGVIIAAYFGTLTGLLVELFDTEVRTTGIALSYNVGMIFMGSLGPLLLTAWSDVTLRAPAYYFMMIAPLSVIGVVLARKLYRQP, from the coding sequence ATGACCACAGCACCCACCCCCTCCGCCGGGCTGCGCCGCTCGGCACCGCGCTCGTCCTGGCGCTCCGTCGTCGCCGCCGGCCTCGGCAACGTCATGGAGTGGTACGACGTCATCATCTACGCCTACATGGCGCCGGTGCTGGCCGTCCTCTTCTTCCCGAAGTCCGACCAGACCGCCGGTCTGATCAGCACGTACGCCGGCCTCCTGATCAGCTACCTGATCCGTCCCGTCGGGGCGATGGTGATCGGCAACCTGGCCGACAAGCACGGCCGCAAGGCAGCGCTGACGCTCACGATCGGGCTGATGACGCTCGGCGTCGCGATCATCGCCGTGACGCCGACCTACGCCAGCATCGGGCTGGCCGCACCCGCGATCCTGATGGTGTCGCGGCTGATCCAGGGCTTCTCCGCCGGCGGCGAGTTCGGCGCCGCGACGACGTTCATGGCCGAGAGCGCCCAGGTCGGCCGCCGGTTCCTGGCGAGCTGGCAGGCCGCCACCCAGGGCATGGCGATGATCCTCGCCGGCGTCTCCGGCTGGCTGCTGTTCACGACCGTCGACACCGAGACGATGCACGCGTGGGCCTGGCGACTGCCGTTCATCTTCGGCATCCTGATCGGCCCGATCGGGCTGTGGATCCGCAACCGGATCCCCGACACAGAGGAGTTCCGCGCCACCGAGCCGATCGCGAACCCGCTGCGCACCACGCTGCGCGACCACTGGGGCCGGGTGCTCGTCGGCACCCTCTGCGTCGGCATGGCCGGCATGGGCGTCTACCTGATCACCTTCCTCGCCGCCTACGCGCTGCGCCTCGACCTCGCGCAGTGGTCCGGGTACGCCGCCGCGGCGACGGCCGGCGCGGTGATCGCGGTGCTGGCCCCCTGCTTCGGCCGGCTCGCCGACCGGATCGGCGCCGTACCGATCCTGCTGACCGCGGCCGTCGTCGGCTTCGTCAGCATCTACCCGCTGCTGTCGTTCCTCCTCAGCCACCGCACCACCGGGGCGCTGATCCTGGTCGAGGCGTTCATCGGCGTGATCATCGCGGCCTACTTCGGCACCCTGACCGGGCTGCTGGTCGAGCTGTTCGACACCGAGGTGCGCACCACCGGCATCGCGCTGTCCTACAACGTCGGGATGATCTTCATGGGCAGTCTCGGACCCCTGCTGCTGACCGCGTGGAGCGACGTGACGCTGCGCGCGCCGGCGTACTACTTCATGATGATCGCGCCGCTGTCGGTGATCGGCGTGGTGCTCGCCCGCAAGCTCTACCGGCAGCCCTGA